Proteins from a genomic interval of Pseudodesulfovibrio nedwellii:
- the ercA gene encoding alcohol dehydrogenase-like regulatory protein ErcA, whose amino-acid sequence MVENIFSELRKFVAPEFIFGAGAASLAGQYAANLSIKKPLVVTGPHLDALGISGQIIDSLTKEGVSSVLFSGVTPNPRDGEVMAGAEIFLMNGCDAIVAVGGGSPMDCAKAIGIVCTNDRHVLDFEGVDNVERPGPPLICIPTTAGTAADISQFCIINAIERKVKIAIVSKTMVPDVALIDPLLTITMDEKLTAYTGLDALTHATEAYASNAASAITDLNALEAVRLINTHLLTAVREPDNLEARTGMMLASTYAGLAFSNAILGAVHAMAHSLGGLLDLPHGLCNAILLDHVIEYNFDAASQKYLKLGEALGTQNPTNATHDDIKRNTLEAFRSLKQAVGVSDNLCELGMSIEDLPLLAENALADACMLTNPKQPSANEIMEILKKAC is encoded by the coding sequence ATGGTCGAAAACATTTTTTCCGAATTAAGAAAATTCGTTGCTCCCGAATTCATTTTCGGGGCCGGAGCAGCCTCTCTGGCTGGGCAATACGCAGCCAACCTTTCCATCAAGAAACCTCTCGTTGTCACCGGACCACATCTCGACGCTCTTGGCATTTCCGGTCAGATAATCGACTCTCTCACAAAAGAAGGCGTCTCCAGCGTCCTGTTTTCAGGTGTCACCCCCAATCCCAGGGACGGAGAAGTCATGGCCGGGGCCGAAATATTCCTGATGAACGGATGCGATGCCATCGTGGCCGTAGGAGGGGGGTCGCCCATGGACTGTGCCAAAGCCATCGGCATTGTCTGTACCAATGACCGCCACGTTCTTGACTTTGAAGGCGTGGACAACGTGGAACGGCCCGGGCCTCCGCTTATCTGCATACCTACAACTGCCGGAACTGCGGCTGACATATCTCAATTCTGCATCATAAATGCCATTGAACGAAAAGTGAAGATAGCCATTGTTTCCAAAACAATGGTGCCTGATGTTGCGCTCATCGATCCGTTGTTGACCATAACCATGGATGAAAAACTGACCGCTTACACCGGACTGGATGCTCTGACACATGCCACCGAAGCCTATGCCTCAAATGCCGCCTCGGCCATCACCGATCTTAACGCTCTAGAAGCGGTCCGACTGATTAACACCCATCTCTTGACAGCCGTCAGAGAGCCAGACAATCTGGAAGCGCGAACAGGAATGATGCTTGCTTCGACTTATGCAGGTCTGGCCTTTTCAAATGCGATACTGGGCGCGGTTCACGCCATGGCTCACAGCCTCGGAGGCTTACTGGATCTCCCTCACGGCTTGTGTAACGCAATTTTGCTGGATCATGTGATAGAATACAATTTCGATGCAGCGTCACAAAAATATCTGAAACTCGGAGAGGCTCTGGGAACTCAAAACCCAACGAACGCCACACATGACGATATAAAAAGAAACACACTGGAAGCATTCAGAAGCCTCAAACAGGCCGTCGGTGTATCCGATAACCTGTGTGAACTGGGGATGTCGATTGAAGACCTACCGCTTCTGGCAGAGAATGCCCTTGCTGATGCCTGCATGCTAACCAACCCGAAACAACCCTCTGCCAATGAAATCATGGAAATCCTCAAAAAAGCCTGCTGA